The following are encoded in a window of Pseudomonas sp. St316 genomic DNA:
- a CDS encoding CTP synthase → MTRYIFVTGGVVSSLGKGIASASLAAILEARGLKVTMLKLDPYINVDPGTMSPFQHGEVFVTHDGAETDLDLGHYERFIRTTMTQNNNFTTGRVYEHVLRKERRGDYLGATIQVIPHITDEIKRRIIKGAGDADVAMVEIGGTVGDIESQPFLEAIRQLRFEIGAKRAMLMHLTLVPYIATAGETKTKPTQHSVKELRSIGLQPDVLICRSDHPIDISSRRKIAQFTNVEERAVIGLEDADTIYKIPGILHSQGLDDFVVERFGLQCASADLSEWEAVVDAKLNPEHEVTIAMVGKYMELLDAYKSLIEAMSHAGISNRTKVNLRYIDSEDIENQGTGLLEGADAILVPGGFGLRGVEGKITAVQYARENKVPYLGICLGMQVAVIEFARNVLGWKDANSTEFDRASGHPVVGLITEWEDATGAVEVRTESSDLGGTMRLGAQECLLEAGSKVHDCYARDVIVERHRHRYEVNNNLLPQLIEAGLKISGRSGDGALVEVVEAPDHPWFVACQFHPEFTSTPRDGHPLFSGFVKAALAQHQKKA, encoded by the coding sequence ATGACGCGCTACATATTCGTCACGGGCGGTGTTGTTTCTTCATTGGGGAAAGGCATTGCCTCGGCTTCATTGGCGGCCATCCTGGAGGCGCGGGGACTTAAGGTCACCATGCTCAAGCTGGACCCGTACATCAACGTTGACCCGGGCACCATGAGCCCGTTCCAGCACGGTGAAGTGTTCGTCACCCACGACGGCGCCGAGACCGACCTGGACCTGGGCCACTACGAGCGGTTCATCCGCACGACCATGACCCAGAACAACAACTTCACCACCGGCCGTGTCTACGAACACGTGCTGCGCAAGGAACGTCGTGGTGACTACCTGGGCGCGACCATCCAGGTCATCCCGCACATCACCGACGAAATCAAGCGCCGCATCATCAAGGGTGCTGGCGATGCCGACGTGGCGATGGTCGAAATCGGCGGCACGGTGGGCGACATCGAGTCCCAGCCGTTCCTCGAGGCCATCCGCCAGCTGCGTTTCGAAATCGGCGCCAAGCGCGCGATGCTGATGCACCTGACACTGGTGCCGTACATCGCCACGGCCGGCGAAACCAAGACCAAGCCTACCCAGCACTCGGTCAAGGAACTGCGCTCCATCGGCCTGCAGCCGGACGTGTTGATTTGCCGCTCCGATCACCCGATCGACATCTCGTCGCGTCGCAAGATCGCCCAGTTCACCAACGTTGAAGAGCGCGCGGTCATCGGCCTGGAAGACGCCGACACCATCTACAAGATCCCGGGCATCCTGCACTCCCAGGGCCTGGACGACTTCGTCGTCGAGCGCTTCGGCCTGCAGTGTGCCAGCGCCGACCTGTCTGAATGGGAAGCGGTGGTCGATGCCAAGCTCAACCCTGAGCACGAAGTCACCATCGCCATGGTCGGCAAGTACATGGAGCTGCTGGACGCCTACAAGTCGCTGATCGAGGCGATGAGTCACGCCGGCATCAGCAACCGTACCAAGGTCAACCTGCGCTACATCGATTCTGAAGACATCGAGAACCAGGGCACCGGCCTGCTCGAAGGCGCCGATGCGATCCTCGTGCCGGGCGGCTTCGGCCTGCGGGGCGTGGAAGGCAAGATCACTGCCGTGCAATACGCTCGCGAAAACAAGGTGCCTTACCTGGGGATCTGCCTGGGTATGCAAGTGGCGGTCATCGAGTTCGCCCGTAACGTGCTGGGCTGGAAAGACGCCAACTCCACCGAATTCGATCGCGCCAGCGGCCATCCGGTCGTGGGCCTGATCACCGAGTGGGAAGATGCCACCGGTGCCGTGGAAGTGCGTACGGAAAGCTCGGACCTGGGCGGCACCATGCGTCTCGGTGCCCAGGAGTGCCTGCTGGAAGCCGGCTCCAAGGTCCACGATTGCTACGCCAGGGATGTGATCGTCGAGCGTCACCGTCATCGCTACGAAGTGAACAACAACCTGCTGCCGCAGTTGATCGAAGCCGGCCTGAAAATCTCCGGTCGTTCCGGTGACGGCGCGCTGGTCGAAGTGGTCGAGGCCCCGGATCATCCATGGTTCGTCGCCTGCCAGTTCCACCCCGAGTTCACCTCGACGCCACGCGACGGTCATCCGTTGTTCAGCGGTTTCGTGAAAGCCGCTTTGGCTCAACACCAGAAAAAGGCATAA
- the kdsA gene encoding 3-deoxy-8-phosphooctulonate synthase, translating to MAQKIIRVGDIEVANDKPMVLFGGMNVLESRDMAMQVCEEYVKVTQKLGIPYVFKASFDKANRSSVTSYRGPGLEEGMRIFQDIKQAFGVPIITDVHEPAQAAVAAEVCDVIQLPAFLSRQTDLVVAMAKTGAVINIKKAQFLAPQEMKHILSKCEEAGNDQLILCERGSSFGYNNLVVDMLGFGIMKQFEYPLLFDVTHALQMPGGRSDSAGGRRAQVTDLAKAGMSQSLAGLFLEAHPDPDNAKCDGPCALRLNKLEPFLSQLKALDELVKSFPTIETA from the coding sequence ATGGCCCAGAAGATCATCCGCGTCGGCGACATCGAGGTTGCCAACGACAAGCCCATGGTGCTGTTTGGCGGCATGAACGTGCTGGAAAGCCGCGACATGGCCATGCAGGTCTGCGAAGAGTACGTGAAGGTCACCCAGAAACTGGGGATCCCTTACGTCTTCAAGGCCAGCTTCGACAAGGCCAACCGCTCGTCCGTGACCTCCTACCGTGGCCCGGGCCTGGAAGAAGGCATGCGGATCTTCCAGGACATCAAGCAAGCTTTTGGTGTGCCGATCATCACCGACGTCCACGAGCCTGCCCAGGCCGCAGTCGCCGCCGAGGTCTGCGACGTCATCCAGTTGCCGGCCTTCCTGTCGCGCCAGACCGACCTGGTGGTCGCGATGGCCAAGACCGGCGCGGTGATCAACATCAAGAAAGCCCAATTCCTCGCGCCCCAGGAGATGAAACACATCCTGAGCAAGTGCGAAGAAGCCGGCAATGACCAGTTGATCCTCTGCGAGCGGGGTTCGAGCTTCGGCTACAACAACCTGGTGGTCGATATGCTCGGTTTCGGCATCATGAAGCAGTTCGAGTACCCGCTGCTCTTCGACGTGACGCACGCCTTGCAGATGCCTGGCGGCCGTTCCGACTCAGCCGGCGGTCGTCGCGCCCAGGTCACTGATCTGGCCAAGGCGGGCATGAGCCAGTCCCTGGCCGGTCTGTTTCTCGAGGCCCACCCCGATCCGGATAACGCCAAGTGCGACGGCCCTTGTGCCTTGCGCTTGAACAAGCTGGAACCTTTCCTGTCTCAGCTCAAGGCATTGGATGAGCTGGTCAAGAGTTTTCCGACAATAGAAACCGCGTAA
- the lpxB gene encoding lipid-A-disaccharide synthase, with protein sequence MANLRVALVAGEASGDILGAGLMRALKAQHPAVEFIGVGGPLMQAEGLTSYFPMERLSVMGLVEVLGRLRELLARRKKLIQTLIDEKPDVFIGIDAPDFTLNIELKLRQAGIKTVHYVSPSVWAWRQKRVLKIREGCDLMLTLLPFEARFYEEKGVPVRFVGHTLADTIPLEADRQAARQALGLPEGPLVALMPGSRGGEVSRLGGLFFDAAQRLLSIRPGVRFVLPCASAQRRAQLEELLIGRDLPITLLDGRSHEALAACDAVLIASGTATLEALLFKRPMVVAYRLAPLTFWILKRMVKSPYVSLPNLLAQRLLVPELLQDEATADALASTLAPLIDGGQEQTRGFDEIHRTLRRDASNQAADAVLTLIGAKQ encoded by the coding sequence ATGGCTAATTTGCGTGTTGCACTGGTGGCGGGAGAGGCTTCCGGTGACATTCTGGGCGCCGGTCTGATGCGCGCGCTCAAGGCGCAGCATCCTGCCGTCGAGTTCATCGGTGTTGGCGGGCCGTTGATGCAAGCCGAGGGGCTGACGTCCTATTTTCCGATGGAGCGCCTGTCGGTGATGGGATTGGTGGAAGTGCTCGGTCGCCTGCGCGAGTTGCTGGCCCGGCGCAAGAAACTGATCCAGACCCTCATCGATGAAAAACCGGATGTGTTCATCGGCATCGATGCGCCGGACTTCACCCTCAATATCGAACTCAAGTTGCGCCAGGCCGGGATCAAGACCGTGCATTACGTCAGCCCGTCGGTCTGGGCCTGGCGGCAGAAGCGGGTGCTGAAGATTCGCGAAGGCTGCGACCTGATGCTGACGCTGTTGCCATTCGAAGCCCGGTTCTACGAAGAGAAGGGCGTGCCGGTACGGTTTGTCGGGCATACCCTGGCCGATACGATTCCCCTGGAGGCTGATCGCCAAGCAGCGCGCCAGGCATTGGGCCTGCCCGAAGGGCCGCTGGTGGCCTTGATGCCTGGCAGCCGTGGTGGCGAAGTGAGTCGCCTGGGTGGCCTGTTTTTCGACGCCGCGCAGCGCCTTCTGTCGATTCGTCCCGGCGTGCGTTTTGTTCTGCCATGTGCCAGTGCGCAGCGTCGGGCCCAGCTTGAAGAGCTTTTGATCGGTCGCGATTTACCGATTACGCTGCTTGACGGTCGCTCCCATGAAGCCCTGGCCGCGTGTGACGCCGTGTTGATCGCGTCCGGTACGGCTACCCTTGAGGCGTTGTTGTTCAAGCGCCCGATGGTGGTCGCCTATCGCCTGGCGCCGCTGACGTTCTGGATTCTCAAGCGCATGGTCAAGAGCCCCTACGTGTCCTTGCCGAACCTGTTGGCCCAGCGCTTGCTGGTGCCTGAGTTGTTGCAGGACGAGGCCACCGCCGATGCATTGGCCAGTACGCTTGCGCCGTTGATTGACGGCGGCCAGGAACAGACCCGGGGCTTTGACGAAATCCATCGCACCTTGCGCCGCGATGCCTCCAACCAGGCTGCGGACGCGGTGCTGACCCTGATCGGCGCAAAACAATGA
- the rnhB gene encoding ribonuclease HII: MSNVKLQMGLDFNLVAEVEELVAGVDEVGRGPLCGAVVTAAVILDPKRPILGLNDSKKLTQARREKLYDEICEKALSWCIARAEVEEIDELNILHATMLAMQRAVQGLHITPKLAMIDGNRCPKLSMRAEAVIQGDAKVPAIAAASILAKVSRDREMSAFELIYPGYGIGGHKGYPTPVHLEALARLGPTPIHRRSFAPVRLAYEAREGVVERSPIP; this comes from the coding sequence ATGAGTAACGTGAAGCTACAGATGGGCCTGGACTTCAATCTGGTCGCCGAAGTCGAAGAGCTGGTGGCCGGTGTCGATGAAGTGGGGCGTGGCCCGTTGTGCGGCGCGGTGGTGACGGCGGCGGTGATTCTCGACCCGAAGCGGCCGATCCTGGGCCTCAACGATTCGAAGAAACTCACCCAGGCCCGTCGCGAAAAGCTCTACGACGAGATCTGCGAGAAGGCCCTGAGCTGGTGCATCGCCCGGGCCGAGGTCGAAGAAATCGACGAACTGAATATCCTGCACGCCACCATGCTCGCCATGCAGCGTGCCGTGCAGGGCCTGCACATTACGCCGAAACTGGCGATGATCGATGGTAATCGCTGCCCGAAACTGTCGATGCGCGCCGAAGCGGTGATCCAGGGCGATGCGAAAGTGCCGGCCATCGCGGCGGCTTCGATTCTGGCCAAGGTCAGTCGCGACCGGGAAATGAGCGCCTTCGAGCTGATTTATCCGGGCTACGGCATCGGCGGCCACAAGGGCTACCCGACGCCCGTGCATCTGGAAGCCCTGGCGCGCCTCGGGCCAACGCCGATCCACCGGCGCTCGTTCGCCCCGGTACGGTTGGCCTATGAGGCGCGCGAAGGGGTGGTGGAACGCTCGCCAATCCCGTAG
- the lpxA gene encoding acyl-ACP--UDP-N-acetylglucosamine O-acyltransferase: MSLIDPRAIIDPTAILAADVEVGPWSIVGAGVEIGEGTVIGPHVILKGPTRIGRHNRIYQFSSVGEDTPDLKYKGEETRLVIGDHNVIREGVTIHRGTVQDRSETTLGDHNLIMAYAHIGHDSVIGNHCILVNNTALAGHVHVDDWAILSGFTLVHQYCHIGAHSFSGMGTAIGKDVPAYVTVFGNPAEARSMNFEGMRRRGFSEEAITALRRAYKVVYRQGLTVEQALAELAEASAQYPEVAIFRDSIQSSTRGITR; the protein is encoded by the coding sequence ATGAGTTTGATTGACCCTCGCGCAATCATCGATCCGACGGCCATTTTGGCCGCCGATGTCGAGGTCGGCCCGTGGTCGATTGTCGGCGCAGGTGTGGAAATCGGCGAGGGTACGGTCATCGGTCCCCACGTAATTCTCAAGGGACCGACCCGGATTGGTCGGCACAATCGCATCTACCAGTTTTCTTCGGTAGGCGAGGACACGCCCGATCTCAAGTACAAAGGTGAAGAAACCCGTCTGGTCATTGGCGATCACAACGTGATCCGCGAAGGCGTGACGATTCACCGTGGCACCGTTCAGGATCGCAGCGAAACGACCCTGGGCGACCACAACCTGATCATGGCCTACGCGCACATCGGCCATGACAGCGTGATTGGCAACCACTGCATCCTGGTCAACAACACTGCGTTGGCCGGCCATGTGCACGTGGATGATTGGGCGATCCTGTCCGGGTTCACCCTGGTGCACCAGTATTGCCATATCGGCGCCCACAGCTTCTCTGGCATGGGCACGGCCATCGGCAAGGACGTCCCGGCCTATGTCACGGTGTTCGGTAACCCGGCCGAAGCCCGCAGCATGAACTTCGAAGGCATGCGCCGTCGTGGTTTCAGCGAAGAGGCGATTACGGCGCTGCGTCGCGCCTACAAGGTCGTGTATCGCCAGGGCCTGACGGTTGAGCAGGCGCTCGCCGAACTGGCCGAGGCTTCGGCGCAATACCCGGAAGTCGCGATCTTCCGCGACTCCATCCAGTCTTCGACCCGCGGCATCACTCGCTGA
- the tilS gene encoding tRNA lysidine(34) synthetase TilS codes for MNQPRIDLPTRLLTQLSPWCNAATWRIAFSGGLDSTVLLHLLVSLSKTQTLPPLNAIHVHHGLQSVADAWPAHCRSVCEALGVPLQVVNVQVRPGASVERAAREARYGAFHAATQGNEVLLTAQHRDDQAETLLFRLLRGAGVRGLSAMPRQRALGQGYLLRPLLDVSRAELEIYATQQGLSWIDDPSNDDHRYARNYLRQRVFPVLAEQWPQAPTTLARSAAHMSEAQGLLDDLARIDLAQAASAGAFDWLGLQSLALAPLRALSPARQRNALSHWLAPMTLLPDTDHWSGWDSLRDAVDDARPIWRLAGGELHRAVGRVWWLSDHWLCSLPGSVDWADPAVALSLPGNGRVVLDGTPPAGPLSVRYRQGGEVMALAGRGHRDLKRLLNEKGVPAFVRGRLPLLYQGEQLLAVANLAGLDAQADGSWQLIWTPGSQDLGLS; via the coding sequence ATGAATCAGCCCAGGATTGATCTGCCCACCCGGCTCCTCACACAACTGTCCCCCTGGTGCAACGCCGCCACCTGGCGCATCGCCTTCTCCGGCGGCCTCGATTCCACCGTCCTGCTGCACCTGCTCGTGTCTCTCTCCAAAACCCAAACCCTGCCCCCGCTAAATGCGATCCACGTCCACCATGGCCTTCAGTCGGTGGCAGATGCATGGCCGGCCCATTGCCGCTCGGTTTGCGAGGCCCTTGGGGTGCCGCTGCAAGTGGTCAATGTGCAAGTCCGGCCGGGCGCCAGCGTCGAGCGCGCCGCCCGGGAGGCGCGTTATGGTGCTTTCCACGCAGCAACGCAGGGCAACGAAGTGCTACTTACTGCCCAGCACCGCGATGACCAGGCTGAAACCCTGTTGTTTCGTTTACTGCGCGGGGCAGGGGTGAGGGGCTTGTCGGCGATGCCAAGGCAGCGTGCGCTGGGCCAGGGTTATTTGTTGCGACCTCTGCTCGACGTGTCCCGCGCGGAGTTGGAGATCTATGCGACGCAACAAGGCTTGAGCTGGATCGACGATCCCTCCAACGACGACCATCGCTACGCGCGCAATTATCTGCGCCAGCGAGTTTTTCCAGTGCTGGCCGAGCAGTGGCCCCAAGCCCCGACGACCCTGGCGCGCAGCGCGGCGCACATGAGTGAAGCCCAGGGCTTGCTGGACGATCTGGCGCGGATCGACCTGGCCCAGGCCGCGTCTGCGGGCGCGTTCGACTGGCTTGGGCTGCAGTCCCTGGCACTGGCACCTTTGCGGGCGTTGTCGCCGGCCCGTCAGCGCAACGCCTTGAGCCACTGGCTGGCACCGATGACCCTGCTGCCCGACACCGATCACTGGTCGGGCTGGGACTCGTTGCGCGATGCCGTCGACGATGCCCGGCCGATCTGGCGCCTGGCAGGTGGCGAGCTGCACCGCGCCGTCGGGCGGGTCTGGTGGTTATCCGACCACTGGCTATGTTCGCTGCCAGGCAGCGTCGACTGGGCGGATCCGGCGGTTGCGCTGAGCTTGCCAGGCAATGGTCGGGTGGTGCTCGACGGCACGCCGCCTGCGGGGCCGCTTAGCGTGCGCTATCGTCAAGGCGGCGAGGTGATGGCGTTAGCGGGTCGTGGTCACCGTGACCTCAAGCGTTTGCTCAATGAAAAGGGCGTGCCGGCGTTCGTTCGCGGCCGATTGCCGCTGCTCTATCAGGGTGAGCAATTGCTGGCGGTGGCCAACCTGGCCGGGCTCGATGCACAGGCTGATGGCAGTTGGCAATTGATCTGGACGCCAGGAAGCCAAGATCTGGGTTTGAGCTGA
- the dnaE gene encoding DNA polymerase III subunit alpha, producing the protein MPASFVHLRLHTEYSLVDGLVRIKPLVKTLVGMNMPAVAVTDQNNMCSLVKFYKAAMGAGIKPICGADLWLSNKDPDAPLSRISLLVMNALGYRNLTELISRGFIDGQRNGSIIIEREWVAEASEGLIMLSAAKEGEIGLALLSGNPEEAETLARDWMSVFPDRFYIEVQRTHRPNDEEHLHAAVALADKIGAPLVATNDVRFIKQEDFEAHETRVCIGEGRALDDPRRSKNYSNQQYLKSAEEMAELFSDLPEALENTVEIAKRCNIDVKLGKHFLPNFPIPDGMTIDEYFRKVSFDGLEERLSVLLPKDTTEDYEAKRQVYVDRLNFELDIIIQMGFPGYFLIVMDFIQWAKNNGVPVGPGRGSGAGSLVAYVQKITDLDPLEYDLLFERFLNPERVSMPDFDVDFCMDGRDRVIDYVAEKYGRNAVSQIITFGSMAAKAVVRDVARVQGKSYGLADRLSKMIPFEVGMTLEKAYEQEEILRDFIKVDEEAAEIWEMARKLEGVVRNVGKHAGGVVIAPTKLTDFSPIYCDEEGDGLVTQFDKDDVEAAGLVKFDFLGLRTLTIIDWALKTINRDRAKVGEEPLDIAFIPLDDKPTYSLLQKAETTAVFQLESRGMKELIKKLKPDCLEDLIALVALFRPGPLQSGMVDDFINRKHGRAELAYPHSDYQYEGLKPVLAPTYGIILYQEQVMQIAQVMAGYTLGGADMLRRAMGKKKPEEMAKQRGGFIEGCATNGIDPDLAGNIFDLVEKFAGYGFNKSHSAAYGLVSYQTAWLKAHYPAPFMAAVLSADMHNTDKVVTLIEEVRTMKLRLDAPDVNASEFKFTVNDEGRIIYGLGAIKGVGEGPVEAITEARQDGPFKDLFDFCARVDLKRINKRTLDGLIRSGALDRLGPYFQDEPKAYQANIDRNRAVLLAAMEEAIKAAEQTARTHDSGHADLFGGLFVEEDADVYGNHRKAKELTLKERLKGEKDTLGLYLTGHPIDEYEGEIRRFARQRIIDLKPARDTQTVAGMIIALRVMKNKKGDKMGFITLDDRSGRIEASLFADAFHSAQSLLQTDAMVVVEGEVSNDDFSGGLRLRVKRVMSMEDARTNLAESLRLKLQTQDLKGDQLRWLGELFKRHRGACPITMEYVRPDAKAVLQFGEGWRIDPADALIQALRDQFGKDNVFLQYR; encoded by the coding sequence ATGCCGGCTTCATTCGTTCATCTACGCCTGCACACTGAATACTCCCTGGTCGACGGTCTGGTGCGGATCAAGCCCCTGGTCAAGACCCTGGTGGGCATGAACATGCCTGCCGTGGCGGTCACCGACCAGAACAACATGTGTTCACTGGTCAAGTTCTACAAGGCCGCCATGGGCGCCGGGATCAAGCCGATCTGTGGCGCCGACCTGTGGCTGTCGAACAAGGACCCGGACGCACCGCTGAGCCGTATCAGCCTGTTGGTGATGAACGCCCTGGGTTATCGCAACCTCACCGAGTTGATCTCCCGTGGCTTTATCGACGGCCAGCGCAACGGCTCGATCATCATCGAGCGCGAGTGGGTGGCCGAGGCCAGCGAAGGGCTGATCATGCTGTCGGCGGCCAAGGAAGGTGAAATCGGCCTGGCCCTGCTCAGTGGCAACCCCGAGGAAGCCGAGACCCTGGCCCGTGACTGGATGTCGGTGTTCCCGGATCGCTTCTACATCGAAGTGCAGCGCACCCATCGTCCCAATGATGAAGAACACCTGCATGCCGCCGTGGCCCTGGCCGACAAGATCGGCGCGCCGCTGGTGGCGACCAACGACGTGCGCTTCATCAAGCAGGAAGATTTCGAGGCCCACGAAACCCGCGTCTGCATCGGTGAGGGCCGTGCCCTCGATGATCCGCGTCGGTCGAAGAACTACAGCAACCAGCAATACCTCAAGAGCGCCGAGGAAATGGCCGAGTTGTTCAGCGACCTGCCCGAGGCGCTGGAAAACACTGTCGAGATCGCCAAGCGTTGCAACATCGACGTGAAGCTGGGCAAGCACTTCCTGCCCAACTTCCCGATCCCCGATGGCATGACCATCGACGAGTATTTCCGCAAGGTGTCCTTCGACGGCCTGGAGGAACGCCTCAGCGTCCTCTTGCCCAAGGACACCACCGAAGATTACGAAGCCAAGCGCCAGGTGTATGTCGATCGGTTGAATTTCGAGCTGGATATCATCATCCAGATGGGCTTTCCCGGTTACTTCCTGATCGTGATGGACTTTATCCAGTGGGCCAAGAACAACGGCGTGCCGGTGGGGCCTGGCCGTGGATCGGGTGCCGGGTCGCTGGTGGCCTACGTGCAGAAGATCACCGACCTCGACCCGCTGGAATATGACCTGCTGTTCGAACGTTTCCTCAACCCGGAACGGGTATCCATGCCCGACTTCGACGTCGACTTCTGCATGGACGGTCGCGACCGGGTGATCGACTACGTGGCCGAGAAATATGGCCGCAACGCGGTGAGCCAGATCATCACCTTCGGTTCCATGGCCGCCAAGGCGGTGGTACGCGACGTGGCGCGGGTGCAGGGCAAGTCCTACGGTTTGGCGGATCGTCTGTCGAAGATGATTCCGTTCGAAGTCGGCATGACCCTGGAGAAGGCCTACGAGCAGGAAGAAATCCTGCGGGACTTCATCAAGGTCGATGAAGAAGCCGCGGAAATCTGGGAGATGGCCCGCAAGCTCGAAGGCGTGGTGCGTAACGTCGGCAAGCACGCCGGGGGCGTGGTGATCGCGCCGACCAAACTGACTGACTTCTCGCCGATCTATTGCGATGAAGAAGGCGACGGCCTGGTGACCCAGTTCGACAAGGATGACGTCGAGGCGGCGGGCCTGGTGAAGTTCGACTTCCTCGGCCTGCGGACCCTGACCATCATCGACTGGGCGCTGAAAACCATCAACCGTGACCGGGCCAAGGTCGGCGAAGAACCGCTGGACATTGCCTTTATTCCGCTGGATGACAAGCCGACCTACAGCCTGCTGCAAAAAGCCGAAACCACGGCGGTGTTCCAGCTTGAATCCCGGGGCATGAAGGAGCTGATCAAAAAGCTCAAGCCCGACTGCCTGGAAGACCTGATCGCACTGGTGGCCCTGTTCCGTCCGGGCCCGTTGCAGTCGGGCATGGTGGATGACTTCATCAACCGTAAGCACGGCCGCGCCGAGCTGGCATACCCGCACTCGGATTATCAGTACGAAGGCTTGAAACCGGTGCTGGCACCGACCTACGGCATCATCCTGTATCAGGAACAGGTGATGCAAATTGCCCAGGTCATGGCCGGTTATACCCTCGGCGGTGCGGACATGCTGCGCCGGGCGATGGGTAAGAAAAAGCCCGAGGAAATGGCCAAGCAGCGCGGCGGTTTCATTGAGGGTTGCGCGACCAACGGCATCGACCCCGACCTGGCCGGTAACATTTTCGACCTGGTGGAAAAGTTCGCCGGCTACGGCTTCAACAAATCCCACTCCGCCGCCTACGGCCTGGTGTCATACCAGACCGCGTGGCTGAAGGCGCACTACCCGGCGCCGTTCATGGCCGCGGTACTGTCGGCGGATATGCACAACACCGACAAGGTCGTGACCTTGATCGAAGAAGTGCGGACCATGAAGCTGCGCCTCGACGCACCGGATGTGAACGCCTCGGAGTTCAAGTTCACGGTGAACGACGAAGGCCGCATCATTTACGGCCTGGGCGCGATCAAGGGCGTGGGCGAGGGGCCGGTGGAGGCCATCACCGAAGCGCGCCAGGACGGGCCGTTCAAGGACCTGTTCGATTTCTGCGCCCGGGTCGACCTCAAGCGCATCAACAAGCGCACCCTCGACGGTTTGATCCGCAGTGGCGCCCTGGACCGGCTGGGCCCTTACTTCCAGGATGAGCCCAAGGCCTACCAGGCCAACATCGACCGCAACCGCGCGGTGTTGCTGGCGGCGATGGAGGAGGCGATCAAGGCTGCCGAACAGACAGCCCGCACCCATGACAGCGGCCACGCCGACCTGTTTGGCGGGCTGTTCGTCGAAGAAGACGCCGACGTCTATGGCAACCATCGCAAGGCCAAGGAACTGACCCTCAAGGAGCGCCTCAAGGGTGAGAAAGACACCTTGGGCCTGTACCTCACCGGTCACCCGATCGACGAATACGAGGGCGAGATCCGCCGCTTCGCCCGTCAGCGCATCATCGACCTCAAGCCGGCGCGCGATACGCAAACCGTCGCCGGCATGATCATCGCCCTGCGGGTGATGAAGAACAAAAAGGGCGACAAGATGGGCTTCATCACCCTTGACGACCGCTCCGGGCGCATCGAGGCCTCATTGTTCGCCGATGCGTTTCACTCGGCGCAGTCGCTGTTGCAGACCGATGCGATGGTGGTGGTGGAAGGCGAGGTCAGCAACGATGACTTTTCCGGTGGCCTGCGGCTGCGGGTCAAGCGGGTGATGAGCATGGAAGATGCCCGTACCAACCTGGCGGAAAGCCTGCGCCTGAAGCTGCAGACCCAGGATCTCAAGGGCGATCAGCTACGCTGGTTGGGCGAATTGTTCAAGCGCCATCGCGGCGCCTGCCCGATCACCATGGAGTATGTACGCCCCGACGCCAAGGCTGTGCTGCAGTTTGGTGAAGGCTGGCGGATCGACCCGGCGGATGCGTTGATTCAAGCCTTGCGTGACCAGTTCGGCAAAGACAACGTCTTCCTCCAATACCGTTGA
- a CDS encoding acetyl-CoA carboxylase carboxyltransferase subunit alpha: protein MNPNFLDFEQPIADLQAKIEELRLVGNDNSLNIGDEISRLQDKSRTLTEDIFGKLTSWQIARMARHPRRPYTLDYIEHIFTEFDELHGDRHFSDDAAIVGGVARLDDQPVMVIGHQKGREVREKVRRNFGMPRPEGYRKACRLMEMAERFKMPILTFIDTPGAYPGIDAEERNQSEAIAWNLRVMARLKTPIIATVIGEGGSGGALAIGVCDQLNMLQYSTYAVISPEGCASILWKTAEKAPDAAEAMGITAERLKGLGIVDKVISEPVGGAHRDPAAAAALIRAELTSQLSMLKKFDNDALLARRYERLMSYGL, encoded by the coding sequence ATGAACCCGAATTTTCTAGATTTCGAACAGCCGATCGCCGACCTGCAAGCCAAGATCGAAGAGTTGCGCTTGGTCGGTAATGACAATTCGCTGAATATCGGCGATGAAATCTCTCGTCTGCAGGACAAAAGCCGCACGCTGACCGAAGACATCTTCGGCAAGCTGACCAGCTGGCAGATCGCCCGCATGGCGCGTCACCCGCGTCGTCCCTACACCCTGGACTACATCGAGCACATCTTTACCGAGTTCGATGAGTTGCACGGTGACCGTCACTTCTCCGATGACGCTGCCATCGTTGGCGGCGTTGCTCGCCTGGATGACCAGCCGGTGATGGTTATCGGCCATCAGAAAGGCCGCGAAGTGCGCGAGAAGGTGCGTCGCAACTTCGGCATGCCGCGCCCTGAAGGCTACCGCAAGGCGTGCCGCCTGATGGAAATGGCCGAGCGCTTCAAGATGCCGATCCTGACCTTCATCGACACGCCGGGCGCCTACCCGGGCATCGACGCCGAAGAGCGCAACCAGAGCGAAGCGATTGCCTGGAACCTGCGCGTCATGGCGCGTCTGAAAACCCCGATCATCGCCACCGTAATCGGCGAAGGCGGCTCTGGCGGTGCATTGGCCATCGGCGTCTGCGACCAGCTGAACATGCTGCAATATTCCACCTATGCGGTGATCTCGCCGGAAGGCTGCGCCTCGATCCTGTGGAAAACCGCCGAGAAGGCGCCGGATGCGGCAGAGGCCATGGGCATTACCGCTGAGCGTCTCAAAGGCCTGGGCATCGTCGACAAAGTGATCAGCGAGCCAGTCGGCGGCGCCCACCGCGACCCGGCTGCGGCGGCGGCACTGATTCGTGCCGAGCTGACATCGCAATTGTCGATGCTCAAGAAGTTCGACAACGACGCCTTGCTGGCTCGTCGCTACGAGCGGTTGATGAGCTACGGCCTCTGA